From a region of the Oncorhynchus keta strain PuntledgeMale-10-30-2019 chromosome 13, Oket_V2, whole genome shotgun sequence genome:
- the LOC118392389 gene encoding death domain-containing protein CRADD isoform X1 produces the protein MDPRHKEILRKHRLDLSDQILIEDTIVQFLYQENILTESQVDEIQSQISNKKKTLRLLDILPTRGPRAFGTFLNSLEEEFTWVRDKLLQDLEQPNVPVQSPTDEWNIPEVTLRAVPSDRQLSRLASRIGSEWESVLLDLGLSTEALYRCRANHPLSLHGQVLAGLIQWRQSQGRSATVHRLLQSLQATDVHPSTLDEVFQ, from the exons ATGGACCCGAGGCACAAAGAAATACTCAGGAAACACCGGCTGGACCTGTCCGACCAAATTTTAATTGAGGACACTATAGTTCAATTCCTGTACCAGGAGAACATTTTAACAGAGAGCCAGGTGGACGAGATTCAGTCCCAAATTAGCAACAAGAAGAAGACATTGAGACTGCTGGATATCCTTCCCACCCGAGGTCCGCGGGCGTTTGGTACATTTCTGAATTCCCTAGAGGAAGAGTTTACTTGGGTGAGAGACAAGTTACTCCAGGATTTGGAGCAACCCAATGTACCTGTGCAAAGTCCAACAG ATGAGTGGAACATTCCAGAGGTGACGCTCCGAGCAGTCCCGTCCGACAGACAGTTGTCCCGGCTGGCATCCCGTATCGGGTCGGAGTGGGAGTCGGTTCTCCTCGACCTGGGCCTCTCCACGGAGGCGCTGTACCGTTGCCGTGCCAACCACCCTCTGAGCTTGCACGGGCAGGTGCTAGCAGGGCTGATCCAGTGGAGGCAGAGCCAGGGGAGGAGTGCTACAGTCCACAGGCTCCTCCAGAGCCTGCAGGCCACTGACGTCCACCCCTCTACCCTGGACGAGGTGTTCCAGTGA